The DNA segment TCTGACGGGACTTTTTTCTGGTGATAAAATTACTAGTGATGCAAAGGATTTCTTTGCACGTTTTGACGCATTAGCGTATTACTCCGATTCTTTCGGGGTAGTAACTGTGGTGGTAATTTTGACATTTTTCTCACTAGTACTTGGTGAGCTTGTTCCAAAACGAATTGGACTTAGCCATCCCGAAAAGATTGCAGTTGCTGTTGCCTTACCAATGAAATTCGTTTCGGTGGTTACGGCGCCTTTTATCTGGTTATTGACGGTTTCGACTGAATTTCTTTTGAAAATAATGATGATTCGTCCTAATTCGGAAGGTAAAATTACCGAAGAAGAAATTAAAGCAATCATCAAAGAGGGAACTGAAGGTGGAGAAGTTCAAGAGATTGAACAAGATATCGTAGAACGCGTATTTCATATTGGAGATAGAAAAGTAAACTCTCTTATGACGCACCGGAAATATGTAGCTTTCCTGCCACTAAGCGCTACCAAAGAGCAAGTAAGAGAACTTATCGGTCGCGAATTACATTCAGTTTATCCAGTGTATGGCGAAGATTTTGACGATATTGTAGGAGTTGTTAGTCTTAAAAGTATCTTCAGTCGTTATGACGATGATGATTTTGCGTTGACAAATCTTATAAAAGAAGCGCCATTTATAATGGAGCAGACTACCGCCTACAAAGCACTTGAAAACTTTAAAGTAAGCGGTGTGCATTATGCATGTGTAAGTGACGAATATGGGGATTTTCAAGGTATAATTACATTGAATGATATTCTTGAAGCTCTTGTAGGAGATGCTTCAGAATTCTATAAAGAAGATTTTAAACTTGTAGAACGTGAAGATGGCACCTGGCTAGTGGACGGTCATTATTCTCTGCACGACTTTTTGACTTATTTTGAACTGGATGATCTAATCAACGATTATGATGTGACAACTTTAAGCGGGTTGATAATGACAGAGCTTTCTTTTATTCCGAAAGAAGGTCAGAAGCTACTTTGGAATGATTACGAACTAGAGGTAATTGATATGGACGGCGTCAAAATAGACAAAGTCATCGTTCGGAAGGTAAAAGAGTCCGAAGAATAAATTAAAAAATTAAATATTCTGCATCTGATGTAGAATTAGAAAGATATGACAGAAGGAAATTTTGTAGATTACGTAAAAATATATGTCTCTTCAGGCAAAGGTGGAAAAGGTTCTACTCACTTACATCGTGAAAAATTTATCGAAAAAGGTGGTCCAGACGGTGGTGATGGAGGTCGTGGTGGCCATGTGTACCTTGTAGGAAATAAAAGTCTATGGACTTTATTTCACCTAAAGTTTGCAAGACACGTAAAAGCCGGCCACGGTGGAGACGGTGGAGGAGACAGAAGTACAGGCGCTGATGGAGATGATAAATATATTGACGTTCCATTAGGGACAGTAGTTCGCGACAAGGAAACAAACGAAATATTATTCGAAATTACCGAAGATGGTGAGAAGAGAATCGTTGCCAAAGGCGGGAAAGGTGGATTAGGAAACTGGCACTTTAGATCTTCGACAAATCAAACACCAAGATATGCACAGCCGGGACTTCCTTCAGAAGAAATGGACATGATCCTGGAGCTTAAAGTACTTGCAGATGTTGGTCTTGTAGGTTTCCCGAATGCTGGAAAATCAACACTTCTTTCGGTTTTAACTTCGGCAAAGCCAAAAATTGCTGACTATCCATTTACAACTTTAAAACCTAATTTAGGAATTGTTGCTTACCGAGATTTTCAATCTTTTGTAATTGCAGATATTCCTGGAATTATCGAAGGTGCAGCAGAAGGAAAAGGATTAGGACATTACTTCTTAAGACATATTGAGCGAAATTCAACTTTATTATTTCTTGTTCCAGCTGACGCTGATGATATTCGCGAGGAGTACAATATTCTTCTAAATGAATTGACCAAGTACAATCCCGAAATGCTTGACAAAGAACGTATTGTTGTAATTTCCAAATGTGATATGCTTGATGCTGAATTACAAGCCGAAATGAAAACGCAGCTTGACAAGGATTTTGATGGAATCCCGTATATGTTTATTTCTTCGGTAGCACAACAAGGGCTTACAGAATTGAAAGACAAATTATGGCAGATGTTAAACACAGAAGCATAGAAATTTTCACATATAAAAAAAAGGAGTTCAAAAATTAATTTTGAACTCCTTTTTTTTTGTGATTTTATGAAATCCAGGATAAAAATGAATGAGGTAGAACTTACTACACTATTAAAGATTTGTAATTTCAAAGACCTTACTTAGTCATCACTTTTACCGAAATTCTTCTATTCTGTGCTCTTCCTTCCTCTGTCGAATTATCGGCAATTGGGTCAGCGGAACCGTATCCTTTGGTAGTGATTCTATTTTTGTCCACACCTAAAGCAACTAATGCGGCTTGGCAAGACTCCGCTCTCTGAGTTGAAACTTTATTATTAATTGCCTTATCGCCTGTATTATCAGTATAGCCACCTAATTTGAGAGTGGTATTTGGATAGGCTTTCATAATTGCTGCAATATTTTCTAATTGTTTTTCGGAAGATGCTTTCAAAGTTGTTTTTCCCGTTTCAAAGTAAATTCTGTCAAAAGTAATCCAGTTACTTTCTTTTTCTTTTCCTTCATTAACTTCGGCAAAATCAACAATTTTATTTTCAACCGAATTTTCACCTACTTGTAGCCGTTCGCCATTCTTTAGTTTTCTAGTGCCTTCCGGGCCAATGTCAATAACAAAATTTCCTGATGCATCAAGTGCTCCTGCGGTTGCGACAAAGGCTTCTTTTAATTTCTCGCCAATTGTATCGATGTTGGCCGAAATACTATCTTGAGCTACACCTGCAACCATTTCTTCTCTAGCGCACCCCGGCTTACCTGCCAACCACCAAAACAAAATTAAAATAATTAATAATGGAATAAACCATCTTAAAAATCCGCCAGTTTCTTGCTCAGGTTTTCCAAAAACAGACTTTCTAGTCTCGATTACGGTGCCATCGGTAAACGGAATTGTCTTATCGTCTGCTTGAGAGGGATCCAATTCGTGAGTCGCTCCAAGATTTAGATTTGATTTTATATTTAGC comes from the Flavobacterium ardleyense genome and includes:
- a CDS encoding hemolysin family protein, which encodes MSEIALISARKSRLETSAKKGNRSAKIALELANSPNKFLSTVQIGITLIGILTGLFSGDKITSDAKDFFARFDALAYYSDSFGVVTVVVILTFFSLVLGELVPKRIGLSHPEKIAVAVALPMKFVSVVTAPFIWLLTVSTEFLLKIMMIRPNSEGKITEEEIKAIIKEGTEGGEVQEIEQDIVERVFHIGDRKVNSLMTHRKYVAFLPLSATKEQVRELIGRELHSVYPVYGEDFDDIVGVVSLKSIFSRYDDDDFALTNLIKEAPFIMEQTTAYKALENFKVSGVHYACVSDEYGDFQGIITLNDILEALVGDASEFYKEDFKLVEREDGTWLVDGHYSLHDFLTYFELDDLINDYDVTTLSGLIMTELSFIPKEGQKLLWNDYELEVIDMDGVKIDKVIVRKVKESEE
- the obgE gene encoding GTPase ObgE → MTEGNFVDYVKIYVSSGKGGKGSTHLHREKFIEKGGPDGGDGGRGGHVYLVGNKSLWTLFHLKFARHVKAGHGGDGGGDRSTGADGDDKYIDVPLGTVVRDKETNEILFEITEDGEKRIVAKGGKGGLGNWHFRSSTNQTPRYAQPGLPSEEMDMILELKVLADVGLVGFPNAGKSTLLSVLTSAKPKIADYPFTTLKPNLGIVAYRDFQSFVIADIPGIIEGAAEGKGLGHYFLRHIERNSTLLFLVPADADDIREEYNILLNELTKYNPEMLDKERIVVISKCDMLDAELQAEMKTQLDKDFDGIPYMFISSVAQQGLTELKDKLWQMLNTEA
- a CDS encoding OmpA family protein, whose amino-acid sequence is MNLIDSLRNDVSGHAITRVSQRIGGSDEEVRTAFNFAIPAVLAGILQNGIKKDDPTNFLTQQPDNERIVFDADFRLNQDEKTLIEDGKQMMADFFSDEEDALCGELALATGIDKEKSISLFAMIVPVIGSYISKLMFEKKWTTQDLMMAIAESRADINAALPLNIKSNLNLGATHELDPSQADDKTIPFTDGTVIETRKSVFGKPEQETGGFLRWFIPLLIILILFWWLAGKPGCAREEMVAGVAQDSISANIDTIGEKLKEAFVATAGALDASGNFVIDIGPEGTRKLKNGERLQVGENSVENKIVDFAEVNEGKEKESNWITFDRIYFETGKTTLKASSEKQLENIAAIMKAYPNTTLKLGGYTDNTGDKAINNKVSTQRAESCQAALVALGVDKNRITTKGYGSADPIADNSTEEGRAQNRRISVKVMTK